The DNA window GCCAACGATTAACACCTAGCCCTGTAAAAAAAGTAGGAATAACTCATAATATTCCAATATATCAGCCAAGGACCTTAAAAGATGAATCTATACAAGATCAATTTAAAGCATTTACTCCGGATATCTTAATCGTAGCTGCCTATGGTCTTATTCTTCCATCTCCAATACTCAATACACCTTCCCTTGGATGTATTAATGTCCACGCTTCACTACTCCCTCGTTGGCGAGGAGCTGCCCCCATCCAAAGAGCTTTACTTGCGGGAGACAAAGAAACAGGAGTGAGTATTATGAAAATGGACATAGGTTTAGATACAGGTCCAGTAATAAGTACAAGTATTTGCCCTATCCAAAAAACAGATACGGCAGTAACTATCCATGATCGTCTTGCTGAATTAGGAGCAGAATCTCTACTAGCATGTTTGCCTACACAAGTTGAAGACAAATTATCTTATATACCACAAGATGAATTCTACGCATGTTATGCTCCTAAAATTACTAAAGAAGAATCTTTTCTTGATTGGAATCAACCTGCTTTACTACTAGAACGGAAAGTACGTGCTTTTAATCCTTGGCCTATTGTAAAGATCCAAATTCAAGATCAAGTACTAAAAGTGTGGGAAACTACGGTACTAGAAGATAGTCGATTAGCACCAGCAGGTACCATCATAAGGGCAAATAAGTTAGGCATAGATATCGCTACTGGAGAAGGAGTTCTAAGGTTATTAAAAATACAACCCCCTGGTAAACGAGCTATGGCTGTGCAAGACTATATTAATGCGCATCCTTTGGTAGTAGGTACTCAACTTTTAGTCGTAAAAGCGTAAAAGTTTTTATGGGTAAAAAGCCTAGATTATTTAATACCCGGGCAGTTTCAGCTACTTTATTGGTAAAAGTCATTAACCAAAAACGCTCATTGACTGCAATATTACCCCAAGCTGTTGCTCCACTGTCAGAGCAGGATAGTGCGTTCATTCAAACTCTATGCTATACCACTCTACGTTGGTTTCCAAAATTAGACTACCTCACTCAATCATTATTAAGTAAGCCATTACGTACGCAAGATAATGATATTTATTGTTTATTACTATTAGGTTTATGCCAACTTATAGAGCTGACTACCCCAGTTCATGCTGCACTTTCTGAGACAGTTTCTGCAACTCAAGTATTAAAAAAATCATGGGCAAAAGGATTAATTAATGGCGTATTACGTAATTATCTCCGAAATGAAGATTCTCTAAAAAAGAAAATTGCTAATCACGAAGAAGCCAATACAGCTCATCCCAAGTGGCTTCTACAGACTATCCAACAATATTGGCCTAATCATTGGCAACAAATCATTACTGCTAATAATACCCATCCACCCTTAAGTTTACGGATAAATAGCCTACAAGGAACAAAAGAGCATTATCTAAGAGAATTAGAATCTCACCACATTGAAGCACAAATATTGCCCTATACACATCAAGGTATTACTTTAATTAAACCTTACTCAGTAGCTGCCCTACCTGGATTTCATCAAGGTAAAGTTTCTGTACAAGATGGTGCAGGGCAACAAGCTGCAGTTTTATTGAATATACAGCCAAAGCAACGCATTCTTGATGCTTGTGCTGCTCCTGGGGGAAAAACTTGCCATATTTTGGAGTTAAACCCAACTGCTGATTTAGTCGCATTGGATATTGATCAGTCTCGTCTTAACCGAATTCAAGAAAATTTAACTCGCCTACAACTTAAAGCACAGCTAATTTTAGGTGATGCAACTGATACAAAATTATGGTGGGACGGAATTTTATTTGATCGTATTTTATTAGATGCTCCCTGTACTAGTAGTGGTGTAATTCGCCGCCATCCTGATATTAAAGTATTGCGACGGAAGGAAGATATTCACCGATTGGCAATACTACAAGAGTGTATATTAAATGCTCTATGGCCATTACTAGCTCCGGGAGGATTACTCCTTTATTGTACTTGCTCTATTTTTCCCCCAGAAAATGATGAGCAAATCCTTAAGTTTCTTACATCCCATTCTGATGCCAAAATAAGCCCATTTACGGTAACTTGGGGTATTTCTCAAGAAGTTGGTCAACAATTGCTGACAGGAATTGAAAACTTTGATGGGTTTTATTATGCCCGTTTAGAAAAGTGTAAATAAAAATTATGAAAATTATTATTCTTGGTGCGGGCCAAGTCGGTCGATCTGTTGCTACTAATTTAGCTGGCGAATCTAATGATATTACTTTAGTAGATGTGGATGGAAAACAGCTTAAAGATATTGGAGATCGATTAGATATCCGTACTATTGAAGGATCGGGAGCACACCCGGATGTGCTTGCCCGAGCAGGTGGTGAGGAAGCAGATATGCTTATTGCAGTGACTAGAAGCGATGAAGTTAATATTGTGGCTTGCCAAGTAGCTTATAGTCTATTTAGTACTCCTACTAAGGTAGCTAGAATTAGATCCTCGGCTTACATTTCTCATCCTGAGCTTTTCTCAGACAAGCTTTTCCCCATTGATATGTTGATTAGCCCAGAAGAGTTGGTGACTAATTCAATTAAGCGGCTTATCGAAAACCCCGGATCTTTACAGGTTTTAGATTTTGCTGAAGGAAAAGTACAGCTAGTGGCAGTAAAAGCCTACCATGATGGTTTGTTAGTGGGCCATCAATTAAGAGAGCTACCCCAACGTATTCCAGGGGTAAAAACTCGGGTAGCTGCTATTTTTCGAAAAAATAAACCTATTTTCCCTCAAGGCGATACAGTAATTGAAGTGGATGATGAAGTATTCTTTACTGCCCCTCAAGAGGATATTCCTAAAATGATGCGACAACTGCGTAGTCTAGATAAACCTTATAAACGGATTATGCTAGGCGGTGGTGGAAGTGTTGGTCATCGTTTAGCCAAAGTGCTAGAGAGAAACTACCAAGTTAAAGTCATTGAAGCTAATCCATCTCGAGCAAAATATCTCTCTGAATCTTTAAATAAAGGACTTGTGTTAGTAGGAGATATTAT is part of the Candidatus Nitrosacidococcus sp. I8 genome and encodes:
- the fmt gene encoding methionyl-tRNA formyltransferase, which gives rise to MALKIFFAGTPAFAAIILQRIIESNHRVYGIYTQPDRPSGRGQRLTPSPVKKVGITHNIPIYQPRTLKDESIQDQFKAFTPDILIVAAYGLILPSPILNTPSLGCINVHASLLPRWRGAAPIQRALLAGDKETGVSIMKMDIGLDTGPVISTSICPIQKTDTAVTIHDRLAELGAESLLACLPTQVEDKLSYIPQDEFYACYAPKITKEESFLDWNQPALLLERKVRAFNPWPIVKIQIQDQVLKVWETTVLEDSRLAPAGTIIRANKLGIDIATGEGVLRLLKIQPPGKRAMAVQDYINAHPLVVGTQLLVVKA
- the rsmB gene encoding 16S rRNA (cytosine(967)-C(5))-methyltransferase RsmB, yielding MGKKPRLFNTRAVSATLLVKVINQKRSLTAILPQAVAPLSEQDSAFIQTLCYTTLRWFPKLDYLTQSLLSKPLRTQDNDIYCLLLLGLCQLIELTTPVHAALSETVSATQVLKKSWAKGLINGVLRNYLRNEDSLKKKIANHEEANTAHPKWLLQTIQQYWPNHWQQIITANNTHPPLSLRINSLQGTKEHYLRELESHHIEAQILPYTHQGITLIKPYSVAALPGFHQGKVSVQDGAGQQAAVLLNIQPKQRILDACAAPGGKTCHILELNPTADLVALDIDQSRLNRIQENLTRLQLKAQLILGDATDTKLWWDGILFDRILLDAPCTSSGVIRRHPDIKVLRRKEDIHRLAILQECILNALWPLLAPGGLLLYCTCSIFPPENDEQILKFLTSHSDAKISPFTVTWGISQEVGQQLLTGIENFDGFYYARLEKCK
- the trkA gene encoding Trk system potassium transporter TrkA; this translates as MKIIILGAGQVGRSVATNLAGESNDITLVDVDGKQLKDIGDRLDIRTIEGSGAHPDVLARAGGEEADMLIAVTRSDEVNIVACQVAYSLFSTPTKVARIRSSAYISHPELFSDKLFPIDMLISPEELVTNSIKRLIENPGSLQVLDFAEGKVQLVAVKAYHDGLLVGHQLRELPQRIPGVKTRVAAIFRKNKPIFPQGDTVIEVDDEVFFTAPQEDIPKMMRQLRSLDKPYKRIMLGGGGSVGHRLAKVLERNYQVKVIEANPSRAKYLSESLNKGLVLVGDIINEELLVDEGIEDIDVFCALTNDDAVNILAAMLAKRLGAKKVMSLINRGVYADLVESGTVDIAISPHQATIGILLAQIRRGDVVAAHSLRHGAVEAFEAVAHGDKSSSKVVGRSIEEIKLPSGTTIGAVVRGDEVLIAHHDTVIESGDHVILFLVDKRRISEVERLFQVGFGFL